AGCCGGCGTAGAAGATGATCTCGTTGCCGGGCTTGTCCGGCGCGTCGACCGGGTAGGTCACGGCGCCCTCGCGCTCCAGGCGCTCCCAGGTGATGTTGTTGAACGACGGCATCACCATGGCCATCTCGCGGAAGATGTCGGCCGGGCCGCCGTAGTTCCAGGGCAGGCCGAGGCGCTTTCCCAGTTCCTGGATGATCCACCAATCCTGCCGCGCGTCGCCCGGCGGGGACACCACCGGCTGCGAGATCTGCACGCGACGGTCGGTGTTGGTGAAGGTGCCGGCCTTCTCGGCGAAGGCCGAGGCCGGCAGCACCACGTCGGCGTGGAAGGCGGTCTCCGTCAGGAACAGGTCCTGCACGACGAGGTGGTCGAGCATCGCCAGGGCGTGCCGGGCGTGGTTGAGGTCCGGGTCGGACATCGCGGGGTTCTCGCCCTCGACGAACATGCCCCTGATCTCGCCGGCGTGGATCGCCCGCATGATCTCGACGACGGTGAGGCCCCTTTGCGGGTCGAGCTTCTGACCCCAGAACTCCTCGAACATCTCCCGCACCACGGCCTTCTCGACCGACTGGTAGTCCGGATAGACCATCGGGATCAGGCCGGCGTCGGACGCGCCCTGGACGTTGTTCTGGCCGCGCAGCGGGTGCAGGCCGGTGCCCGGCCGCCCGATCTGCCCCGTGACGAGGGCGAGGGCGATCAGGCAGCGCGAGTTGTCCGTGCCGTGGACGTGCTGGCTGATGCCCATGCCCCAGAAGATGATCGACGACTTGGCGCGGGCGTAGAGCCGGGCGACCTCGCGCAGGGTCTCCGCGTCGATGCCGCAGACCGAAGCCATCTTCTCCGGCGTGAACTCGACGATCTTCTCCTTGAGCGCCTCGAAATTCTCGGTGTAGCCGGCGATGTACTGCTCGTCGTAGAGCCGCTCCTCGATGATCACGTTGAGCATCGCGTTGAGCATCGCCACGTCCGAGCCGGGCTTGAACGCGAGGTGCTTGTAGGCGTGCCGCGACAGCACCTGCCGGCGCGGATCCATGACGATCAGCTTGGCGCCGCGCTGCTTCACGGCATTCTTGAGGAACGTCGCCGCCACCGGGTGGTTCACGGTCGGGTTGGCGCCGATCACGATGATGACCTCGGCATCGAGCGCCGCCGAGAACGGCGCCGACACGGCGCCCGAGTTCAGCCCCTCCATGAGGGCGGCGACCGACGAGGCGTGGCACAGCCGGGTGCAGTGGTCGACGTTGTTCGAGCCGAACCCGAGCCGGACGAGCTTCTGGAAGAGGTAGGCCTCCTCGTTCGAGCCCTTCGCGGAGCCGAAGCCGGCCAGCGCCTTGCGGCCGTGCGTGTCGCGGACCGTCTTGAGGCCGCCGGCGGCGCGGTCGAGCGCCTCCTCCCAGGTCGCCTCGCGGAAGTGCGTCCACGGGTTGGCCGGATCGACCTGGTCGTTGGCGTCCTTCGGGACGTTGTCCAGGCGGATCAGCGGCGCGGTCAGGCGGTGGGGGTGATGGACGTAGTCGAAGCCGAAGCGGCCCTTCACGCAGAGCCGGTTGTGGTTGGCCGGGCCGTCCACGCCCTCGGCGTAGACGATCTTCTCGTCCTTCACCTTGTAGGAGACTTGGCAGCCAACGCCGCAATAGGGGCACAGCGAGGTCACCTCGCGGTCGGGATAGACCGTCCGGGTGTTGTGCTCGGCGTCGAGATAAGCGGACGGCATCAGCGCGCCGGTCGGACAGGCCTGGACGCACTCGCCGCAGGCCACGCAGGTCGAGCCGCCCATCGGATCGTCGAAGTCGAACACGATCTTGGCGTCGGCCGAGCGGTAGGCCATGCCGATCACGTCGTTGACCTGGACCTCGCGGCAGGCGCGGACGCAGAGGTTGCACTGGATGCAGGCGTCGAGATTGACGCTCATGGCCGGGTGGCTGAAGTCGCCGGTCCAGCGCTCGGCCGCTGGGAAGCGGCTCTCGGACACGTCGAGGAAGTCGGCCTGCACCCAGAAATGCGAGGTCGGGTCGTGCGAGGTCTCGCGCTCGGGCTGGTCGGCCACGAGCAGTTCGAGCACCATGGCGCGGGCCTTGGTGGCGCGCTCGGTCGCGGACTTGACCTTCATGCCCACGGCCGGCGTGCGCTTGCACGAGGCGGCCAGCACGCGCTCGCCCTCAATCTCGACCATGCAGGCGCGGCAATTGCCGTCCGGGCGGTAGCCGGGCTCGGGCTTGTGGCAGAGGTGCGGGATGTGGGTGCCGAGGCGCTTGGCGACGGCCCAGATCGTCTCGCCGGGGGCGGCCTCGACCTGCTGTCCGTCGAGCTCGAACGCGATGGTCGGGGGGCGGTCGGCCGCTCCTTCAGGTCGTGCAGGCCCGACGGCTCCGGGGCCGCCTGGCCGCCCGCCTTCGCGCCTTCCGAGTAGGAGCCGCCGGCCCCCGGCTTCGGGCCCTGCGCGGGGCCGCCGGCATCCTGCAGCCCGTTGGCCCGGATCTCGGGCTTCTCGGTCTTGTCGCCGCGCTGTTCGGGGGCGTTGCTCATGCGGCCGCTCCTGGCTCGGACATCGGGATAGGGTTCGCGGGCGCCATCGGTTCCCTCACTCGGCCGCCGCGGCGTGTGGCGCGGGGAACAGGTCCGGGAAGTACTTGATGACGCTGCTGAGGGGGTTCGAGGCGGCCTGGCCGAGGCCGCAGATCGAGGCGTCCCGCATGCACTGGGACAACTCGCCAAGGAGCTCGGTGTCCCAGACGCCCTGCTCCATCAGGATACGGGCCTTCTGGGTCCCCGAACGGCAGGGGGTGCACTGCCCGCAGCTCTCGTCCTCGAAGAACTTCATCAGGTTCAACGCGGCGCCGCGCACATCGTCCCGGTGCGACAGGACCACCACGGCGGCGGAGCCGATGAAGCAGCCGTACTTCTCCAGCGTCCCGAAATCGAGCGGGATGTCGTTCATCGACGCCGGCAGGATGCCGCCCGACGCGCCGCCCGGCAGGTAGGCCGCGAAGGTGTGGCCCTCCGCCATGCCGCCGCAATACTCGTCGATCAGTTCCTGGATGGTGAGGCCGGACGGGGCGAGCTTCACGCCCGGCTCCTTCACGCGTCCCGAGACCGAGTACGAGCGCAGGCCGACGCGGTCGTTGCGGCCGTGGCTCTTCCACCACGCGCCGCCCCGCTCGATCAGGTCGCGGACCCAGAACAGCGTCTCAATGTTGTTGATCAGCGTCGGACGGTTGAACAGGCCGACCTGGAACGGGAACGGCGGCTTGTGCCGCGGCAGCCCGCGCTTGCCCTCAAGGGACTCGATCAGCGAGGATTCCTCGCCGCAGATATAGGCGCCGGCGCCGCGGCGCAGATGGATGCGCGGGCCGCCCGCGGGGAGCTTCGCGATCTCGCGCGTCAGGATCTCGCGGGAGATGGGATACTCGTCGCGCAGGTAGATGTAGACCTCGGGCGCCTCGACGACGTGGGCGCCGATCAGCATGCCTTCGAGGAAGCGGTGCGGGTCGGTGTTGAGGTAGAGCTGGTCCTTGAAGGTGCCGGGCTCGCCCTCGTCCCCGTTGACCGCCATCAGCCGGGGCCCGGGCTCGCCGCGCACCGAGCGCCACTTGCGCCCCGTCGGGAAGCCCGCGCCGCCGAGGCCGCGCAGGCCGCCGTCGTCGAGCACCGTCAGGACGTCGTCGACCGGGAGGTCGCCGCTGCGGAGCCGGTCGAGGGTCGCGTACCCGCCGGCGGCCCGATACGCCTCGTAGTCGACGTAGTCCGGGATGTGGGCGTGCGTGTCGCCGGCCTCGACCGCGGCCCGCACGGAGGCGAGGTCGGCCTTGTGCAGGAAGTTGTGCCCGACCTCGACGGCGGGCGCGTGGTCGCACAGGCCGACGCAGGGCGCGCGCACGACGCGGACGGCGTCGGAGGCGAGCTCCCGCTGGAGCGTCTCCAGCAGCTCGTCGGCGCCGAACATCGCGCAGGTGATGCTGTCGCAGACCCGGACGGTCAGCCGCGGGATGGAGGCGTCGCCCTCCTTCACGACGTCGAAATGCGCGTAGAAGGTCGCGGTCTCGAACACCTCGGCGAAGGCCAGCGCCATCTCGTCGGCCAGCGCCGCCAGGTGCTCGGCGCTGATCTGGCCGTAGGTGTCCTGGATCAGGTGGAGGTGCTCGATGAGCAGGTCGCGCTGGCGCGGGCGCGAGCCGAGAAGCTCCTCGATCTCGACCTTCGCCCGCGGCTCGACCTGGCGCCCCTTGGGGACGCTGCGCGCCTTGTTCCGCCCCCGGCCGGGATGCGAGAAGGTCCTGACTGTCCCCGGTGCCTCACTCATTGCGGTATCTGGTTCTCAACTGCTGGGGCGGGTGGTCGCGGCGTCCTGCGGTCCGGTCGGGGCTACTGGCCGCCGAAGGCCCGGAGCGGCTGGCCGGCTTCGGACCGGTGTTTCATCGCGACGGCTCCCGTCGCCTCGTCCAGGGACGTGACCCTGGGGCCGACGACGGAGCGCAGCTCGGTCTCGAACGCGTCCAGGCCTTCGTTCAGGCGGTCCATCAGGGAGCCCAGCGCGTCTCCGGCCGGGGCAGCGACCGCTTTCGCGAGCGCCTCGCGGACTCGGTCGGCGAGCTCCTGCGTGAGCGGCGGTTTCGCGTCGGCGCAGTAGGCGTCCGTCACGATGTCGGCCCAGTCCGCCGTGGGGGATGCGTCGCCCATGCTCAGGCCTGCGCGATCGAGGGACGGTTGAAGTCGTGCATGGCGTGCCCGTTCGGGTCCGTTGGCGTGGCGCTCGCTCGTGGCATACCAAATGGCAGCCGTTATAGCGGAGGTGTTATATCGTTTTTGAAGGCGTTTCAATTTGCGCGGGGTCGCGGCCGCGCGTCCCGGCGGCGTGGCCGACGCTTGCCCTGAGCCATTCCGCGGGGCAGTGGAAACGGCACGAGGGAGGCTGTCAGCGGTGTCCGGCATGCGCGTAATCGGACTTGCCGGGTGGAGCGGGGCCGGCAAGACCAGCCTGCTGGTCCGGGCCATCCCCCTGCTCGTCGCCCGCGGGGTGAAGGTGGCGACCCTCAAGCACGCCCACCACGACTTCGACACGGACTGGCCCGGGAAGGACTCCTACGAGCACCGCAGGGCGGGGGCGAGCGAGGTCCTGGTCTCGTCGGGCCGGCGTTGGGCCCAGGTCCACGAGCTGCGCGACGAGCGGGAGGCGACCCTCAGTCAGCTCCTGCGGCGGATCAGCCCCTGCGACCTCGTCGTCGTGGAAGGGTACAAGCGGGAGCCGATCCCCAAGATCGAGGTCCACCGCGCCGACAACGGCCGCCCGCCCATCCATCCTCTGGACGCCACCGTCGTGGGCATCGCGAGCGACGTCGCATTTCCGGCCTCGGGCATTCCCGTCGTAGATCTGAACGACGCGGAGGCGGTGACGGGGCTGATGCTCGACGTGGCCGTTTCCTTCGAAGACGTCCTCGGGAGGCTCTAGCCGGATGGCCCAGCTCAGCGACGACTGCTTCGCGTTCGGCGGTCCTCTGATGACCATCGAGGACGCGCACGCCCTGTTCGGCGAGCGGCTGGTAGCGGTCGTCGGTACCGAGGACGTTCCCGTCTCGGACGCCGACGGACGCATCCTGGCCGAGGATTGCGTCGCGCCCATCGACGTCCCGCCATTCCCCAACTCGGCCGTCGACGGATACGCGGTCCGTTTCGCGGACCTGCGCGCCTCCGACGCCACGGTGCTGACGGTCGGGGCGGTCGTCACGGCCGGCGGCTCGTCCGAAGGGGTGTCGGTGGCGGGCTCGGCCGCCCGGATCTTCACCGGGGCCCCGATGCCGTCGGAGGCCGACACCGTCTTCATGCAGGAGGACGTCCAGGTCCTGCCCGACGGCCGGGTGTCCCTGCCGCTCGGGCTGAAGCGGGGCGCCAACAGCCGTGACGCCGGCGAGGACGTGGCGAAGGGCTCGTCGATCGTCCCGGCCGGCCGGCGTCTCCGGCCGCAGGACCTGGCTCTGGCGACCGCGGTCGGCCTGCGCACGGTGAAGGTCCGCCGCCCCCTGCGGGTCGGCGTGTTCTCGACGGGCAACGAGCTCGTCGAGCCGGGGACGCCCCTGAGACCGGGCGCGATCTACGACTCGAACCGCATCCTGCTGCTCGCTCTTCTCCGGCGGATGGGCGTCGCGGTGCGTGACCTCGGCGTCATCCGTGACGACCCGGCGGCGGTCGCCGCGAGGCTCTCGGCGGCGGCTGCCGAGCATGACGTGATCCTCACCTCGGGCGGCGTCTCGACCGGCGACGAGGACCACGTGAAGACCGCCGTCGAGACCATCGGGCGCCTCGTGTTCTGGAGGCTGGGGATCAAGCCGGGACGGCCGGTCGCGATGGGCATGATCGACGGCAAGCCGTTCCTGGGCCTGCCGGGCAACCCGGTCGCCGTCTACGTCACCCTGTTGTTCGTCGTGCGGCCGCTCCTCGCCCGGCTCGCCGGCGAGGCCTACGCGCCGCCGCCCGGATTCACCGTCAGGGCGGCCTTCTCCTATCGGAAGCGCGCGGGCCGCAGGGAGTTCGTCAGGGTCAGCCTCGCCCGGGACGCCGACGGCACCTGGGAAGCCTGGAAGTTCCAGCGCGACGGCGCAGGCATGCTGTCATCGCTCACCGAAACCGACGGCCTCGTGGAGCTGGAGGATGGCCGGACCGAGGTCGTGCCGGGCGACGTCGTTCGGTTCCATCCGCATGGAGCCCTCTGGTAGCGAGGCCGCACCCGGAACCCCACCAGACGCGGACCGCGCCAGCATTGCCGGGCCCACGCATCCGTTATATCAAACCTGCTATATCGCTTGTGATTGGCCGTGCGAACGGCCGCTCGATCGGCGGGCTTGGGCAACGATGTTCGATGGTGTCTGGCGGAGCCAAGCAGGCGCGGAACTTCGCCTCCTCCAGATGGGCGAGGCCGTGTCCGGGACCTACACCGCCGCCGATCCCGGCCTCGCGCAGACGCATCGAAGCCGCATCCTGGTCGGCACGGCCGAGGGTGACATCATCGGCTTCGTGACCAGCACGTCGTCGCCACAGGAAATCACGGCCTGGACCGGGCGCCTCGTCCGCGCCGACGAGAAAACGGCCGCGGCGATCCACGCGGTGTTTCACGCCGTCGAACGGTGTTCGCAGCCGAAGGCCGCGGAGGGCCACATCGCGCTCGAGACGACCATCTTCTCGAAGGTCGAGAACACCTGAAGGCGGAGCCTCGTCCAGGCTCGATCCTTTCCCGTGAACGCGAGGCGAGATCGAAGCGACGGGCGGCCGGGGCATCAATTGCCGACACAGATCGGCTGTTCGGTTCATCCTCCATCCTGTCATCGTCGAACCCCGGTCCGCGAACAGCCGATGGCAACCGCTTGCGCGACGTCTTCAAAGCTCGCTGGATGGCCGGGATAGGCGTGAAGCGGCCGGCTGCATGCGATCCGAAGCGAATGATCCACCGCCCGACGTGCTCATGACGGCGGCCGTCACCTGCAGTGGCCCCGGCGCGCGATCCTGTCGCTCGCCGTAACCGAACCGAGGACCGGCCCGGTTCGGCAGCCACCTTGTGTATGTCCCCTCCCGAGGACTGCGCGGCGTTGCGCGGTTGTTCAATCGGCCTGTTCCCGTCGTGGAAACGCCGTTGTCGCCAAGCGTTGGGTTCAGTGCTTGATGAATGTATCTGATGCTCAATGTAAGTGTAATCACTCGGGCTTGAACTGAATATTGAGTACATTTCGGGGCGCAGGGGAGGGCATATGGGCACGCACTCTGGTCGAACGGCGGACGAGTGGGCCGGCATCATCAGTGAGGCATATGCTGCGAGAACACGGCCACCCCTGACACGCCAGCTCGTGAGCGAGGTTCATCAAGTGATCGCCGAGGCGCTTCGGGAAGCGGAAGCAGCTGACAGCCCGGACAGCGAATGGTGCGAGCGCGTCAACCTCGTCCTGGATCGCAGCGAGATGTCCCTTCATGCAGCCGTGGGGCCTCGGCTTGCCGCGATCGATGATGCCGCGGGAACCGCCGTGATGATGCACCGGTCGGAAGCCGGACGCCCCTTGCGCGCCTTCGGCGGGCAATAGCCGACGCGACACGGGATGCGCCTGTACTGACCAGTGGCGTTTTTAGAGACAGCAAGGCGGGAGCGGCGGGAGCGAGACCATGAGTTCCGTGAATGAGGTGTGTGAGGTCACCGGCTCCGGTCCGGAATGGCCAGCCGCCAATGCGGATTGGCCGACGATCCGTGACTGGCGAAAGGAAACCCGGGACAGACTGATCGCGCAGCGTCGCAGCATTTCGGCTGAGGATCGGTCCGCCTGGAGCGAGAGGATCAGCCGGGCCCTGGAAGCGGCGCTCGCGCCGTATGCCGGCCGATTGATCGGCTTCTACTGGCCCTTCCGCGGCGAGTATGATCCACGAGCCGTTCTTACCGCGATGCAGGAGCGCGGCTCACGCCTTGCCCTGCCGGTGATCATCGAGCGCGGGCAGCCGCTCGTCTTCCGTGAGTGGTCCCCTGGCAGCCTGATGGTGCAGGGAACTTGGAAGATCCCGATGCCTGAGTCGGGCGAGACGGTCTTCCCCGACCTCCTCGTGGTGCCGCTGGTCGGGTTTGACAGTCAGGGCTACCGGCTCGGCTATGGCGGCGGCTTCTATGATCGGACGATCGCCGCAATGCCGCAGCGGCCGCGCTCCATTGGT
The sequence above is drawn from the Methylobacterium mesophilicum SR1.6/6 genome and encodes:
- a CDS encoding molybdopterin molybdotransferase MoeA: MAQLSDDCFAFGGPLMTIEDAHALFGERLVAVVGTEDVPVSDADGRILAEDCVAPIDVPPFPNSAVDGYAVRFADLRASDATVLTVGAVVTAGGSSEGVSVAGSAARIFTGAPMPSEADTVFMQEDVQVLPDGRVSLPLGLKRGANSRDAGEDVAKGSSIVPAGRRLRPQDLALATAVGLRTVKVRRPLRVGVFSTGNELVEPGTPLRPGAIYDSNRILLLALLRRMGVAVRDLGVIRDDPAAVAARLSAAAAEHDVILTSGGVSTGDEDHVKTAVETIGRLVFWRLGIKPGRPVAMGMIDGKPFLGLPGNPVAVYVTLLFVVRPLLARLAGEAYAPPPGFTVRAAFSYRKRAGRREFVRVSLARDADGTWEAWKFQRDGAGMLSSLTETDGLVELEDGRTEVVPGDVVRFHPHGALW
- a CDS encoding NAD(P)H-dependent oxidoreductase subunit E yields the protein MSEAPGTVRTFSHPGRGRNKARSVPKGRQVEPRAKVEIEELLGSRPRQRDLLIEHLHLIQDTYGQISAEHLAALADEMALAFAEVFETATFYAHFDVVKEGDASIPRLTVRVCDSITCAMFGADELLETLQRELASDAVRVVRAPCVGLCDHAPAVEVGHNFLHKADLASVRAAVEAGDTHAHIPDYVDYEAYRAAGGYATLDRLRSGDLPVDDVLTVLDDGGLRGLGGAGFPTGRKWRSVRGEPGPRLMAVNGDEGEPGTFKDQLYLNTDPHRFLEGMLIGAHVVEAPEVYIYLRDEYPISREILTREIAKLPAGGPRIHLRRGAGAYICGEESSLIESLEGKRGLPRHKPPFPFQVGLFNRPTLINNIETLFWVRDLIERGGAWWKSHGRNDRVGLRSYSVSGRVKEPGVKLAPSGLTIQELIDEYCGGMAEGHTFAAYLPGGASGGILPASMNDIPLDFGTLEKYGCFIGSAAVVVLSHRDDVRGAALNLMKFFEDESCGQCTPCRSGTQKARILMEQGVWDTELLGELSQCMRDASICGLGQAASNPLSSVIKYFPDLFPAPHAAAAE
- a CDS encoding avidin/streptavidin family protein, giving the protein MGEAVSGTYTAADPGLAQTHRSRILVGTAEGDIIGFVTSTSSPQEITAWTGRLVRADEKTAAAIHAVFHAVERCSQPKAAEGHIALETTIFSKVENT
- a CDS encoding 5-formyltetrahydrofolate cyclo-ligase, which codes for MSSVNEVCEVTGSGPEWPAANADWPTIRDWRKETRDRLIAQRRSISAEDRSAWSERISRALEAALAPYAGRLIGFYWPFRGEYDPRAVLTAMQERGSRLALPVIIERGQPLVFREWSPGSLMVQGTWKIPMPESGETVFPDLLVVPLVGFDSQGYRLGYGGGFYDRTIAAMPQRPRSIGVGFELGRLKTICPQSHDIPLERIITEG
- the mobB gene encoding molybdopterin-guanine dinucleotide biosynthesis protein B, producing the protein MRVIGLAGWSGAGKTSLLVRAIPLLVARGVKVATLKHAHHDFDTDWPGKDSYEHRRAGASEVLVSSGRRWAQVHELRDEREATLSQLLRRISPCDLVVVEGYKREPIPKIEVHRADNGRPPIHPLDATVVGIASDVAFPASGIPVVDLNDAEAVTGLMLDVAVSFEDVLGRL